A genomic window from Camelina sativa cultivar DH55 chromosome 2, Cs, whole genome shotgun sequence includes:
- the LOC104746846 gene encoding uncharacterized protein LOC104746846, producing the protein MATTMKKIFLFVLLVITTFTTVLFGSCSATVYTVGDSAGWIAKEGLYYEWAKEKVFYVGDSLVFKYDPYVNDVTQVWGALELEFCESSSPKAVYNTGHDVVTFTEPGDHYFISSNQAQCVLGQRLDVLVVHDPSRPIPPPPPSKILPSGEIYKVGDSNAWSVPEESDYYNKWSQDKLFHVGDSLLFLYDKEVNDVLEITGDLEFITCDPTSRVAVHKTGHDLVTLTKPGVHYFISSETGHCAAGLKLRVVVGPLPKPVTFTNFPKKMDLSAMHRLTEWLNTFIPQPHH; encoded by the coding sequence ATGGCCACAACAATGAAGAAGATCTTCCTCTTCGTGCTGCTGGTGATAACAACCTTCACGACGGTTCTCTTTGGTTCTTGTTCGGCTACTGTCTACACCGTTGGGGACTCGGCTGGATGGATTGCGAAAGAAGGCTTGTATTACGAATGGGCCAAGGAAAAGGTGTTTTACGTAGGAGACTCTTTGGTCTTCAAATACGATCCCTACGTCAACGACGTTACTCAAGTTTGGGGCGCTTTAGAATTAGAATTCTGCGAGAGTTCTTCTCCTAAAGCCGTCTACAATACAGGACATGATGTGGTAACCTTCACGGAACCCGGAGATCACTACTTCATCAGCTCAAATCAAGCTCAATGCGTACTTGGACAGAGGCTCGACGTCCTTGTTGTTCATGACCCGTCACGTCCtattcctccaccaccaccgagcaAGATCCTTCCTTCTGGGGAAATCTACAAGGTCGGTGACTCTAACGCATGGAGCGTTCCTGAAGAGAGCGACTACTATAACAAGTGGAGTCAGGATAAACTGTTTCATGTAGGAGATAGTCTACTTTTCTTATACGACAAGGAAGTAAACGACGTCTTAGAGATTACCGGTGACCTTGAATTCATAACCTGCGACCCGACTTCTCGCGTAGCCGTGCACAAGACGGGCCATGATCTCGTTACGCTCACCAAACCAGGAGTTCACTATTTCATTAGCTCAGAGACGGGTCACTGCGCCGCTGGGCTTAAGCTTCGAGTTGTGGTCGGACCATTACCCAAACCCGTTACTTTCACCAATTTTCCCAAGAAGATGGATTTGTCAGCTATGCACCGCCTCACAGAGTGGTTAAACACTTTCATACCCCAGCCCCATCACTAA
- the LOC104712378 gene encoding protein REVEILLE 5-like isoform X2, which produces MVSVNPRPKGFPYFDPVDMSLPSSSSDGFGSTPVTGRTNNNNTVSFSEDPTTKIRKPYTIKKSRENWTEQEHDKFLEALHLFDRDWKKIEAFVGSKTVVQIRSHAQKYFLKVQKSGANEHLPPPRPKRKATHPYPQKAPKNNVAAAFTSQVIGPGYLYTSDSQSLLGNQAVCASTSSSWNHEPTTTNLPKPVIQEEQGVSATALPKNICSKEDTTRRKVQVLTKPSEESCEKPHRVMPDFAEVYSFIGSVFDPNISGHLQRLKQMDPINMETVLLLMRNLSVNLTSPEFAEQRRLISSYSAKALK; this is translated from the exons ATGGTGTCTGTAAACCCTAGACCTAAGGGTTTTCCATATTTCGATCCCGTCGATATGAGTTTACCGAGCTCCTCCTCCGATGGATTTGGTTCGACTCCGGTCACCGGAcgaactaataataataacacgGTGTCGTTTTCAGAAGATCCGACGACGAAGATTCGGAAGCCGTACACAATCAAGAAGTCCAGAGAGAACTGGACAGAGCAAGAACACGATAAATTCTTAGAAGCTCTTCATTT ATTTGATCGAGATTGGAAGAAAATAGAAGCATTTGTTGGATCAAAAACAGTGGTACAG ATACGAAGCCATGCTCagaaatattttctaaaagtaCAGAAGAGTGGTGCTAATGAACACCTTCCACCTCCTCGTCCCAAGAGGAAAGCTACTCATCCTTATCCTCAAAAGGCTCCTAAAAATAATGTTGCTGCTGCTTTTACGTCTCAAGTCATTGGACCTGGTTACTTGTACACCTCTGATTCACAGTCATTGCTAGGGAACCAGGCTGTTTGTGCATCTACCTCTTCTTCTTGGAATcatgaaccaacaacaaccaatctGCCTAAACCGGTCATTCAAG AGGAACAAGGAGTCTCGGCCACAGCTCTCCCTAAGAATATTTGCAGTAAGGAAGATACAACACGGAGGAAAGTACAAGTATTGACAAAGCCTAGTGAAGAAAGTTGTGAAAAGCCACATCGAG TGATGCCGGATTTTGCTGAAGTTTACAGCTTCATTGGAAGTGTCTTCGATCCCAACATCTCTGGCCACCTCCAGAGATTAAAGCAGATGGATCCAATAAATATGGAAACG GTTCTTTTACTAATGAGAAACCTGTCTGTAAATCTGACAAGTCCCGAGTTTGCAGAGCAA AGGAGGTTGATATCATCATACAGCGCTAAAGCTTTGAAATAG
- the LOC104712360 gene encoding uncharacterized protein LOC104712360 isoform X2, producing MSTANEQQFPMDQLVETSDESRKKPRISYTRKFLLSLSEKDVCKKLPNLPGEFDEALLLDFEDPSPERVRISGDFSSHGFRRNDYSSSPPTRGELGSNSRGIHGRWEGRSGGWNDKDSDSQSDRDSGELGRRSGMPSRRPWQAPEHDGLLGKGSFPKPSGFGAGTSGPRPQSNDSHQLSRTNEPYYPPRPYKAPPFIRRDTRDSLNDETFGSSDSTSEDRAEEEKKRRASFELLRKEHQKAFQERQKSNPDLRKNDFDFTELLGESKDEKGRPTPSRGDEVNNTPTIPGSNNTSFSSQSSAPRPLVPPGFASTILERKQGEKTQIETSQHERSPLNSKGINVVNGTSVNNGEKPSGIKIVSSEMLIEGEDGRVSSTDASERAVSISSFLGISTDTVHKEKSFEKLSFISTPAETQGYPKKSEQATVTLDNKKSLEISEGPSILDKIFNTAINLNTGDSSNITEKKVEKVEETRSPQIAKSSKFAHLFLEEDNKPVEDLPSSGPPRGLLSLLQGADKLQTFDTKAKGELSTDFPFQGHSTKSTDQLSKPVTAVPPVLTCEDLEQSILSEVSDSYHPPPPPVDQDLSVSSVKKTKQRKTSVDDQASQHLLSLLQRGADPNSQEMQLLSVTERRPPPSSVKSTTAGEADPGKSLTLENLFGSAFMNELQSIGEPVSGRGLVSDAPGVPLRSERSVGELSQRNQIRPDGLPGGILALPEDGNLLAVGGHANPQKYMSFPGSQNQEPEVAFNISDKLAALNSGPRNERPTMGGQDGPFLHQHSQQYATDTSSHLNGSGPVFHPFDSRHAHVKPQLDFMGPGSIIAQYHDPPPNHRFPPNMIHRPPFHHTTTSGHPEFDRLPPHMMQKMHMQDNLQHQHLMQGFPGGGPQHLHSPHVNNQMPGLIPELNPSQGFPFPHRQPNYGTQVNRGEHPASLQALLGIQQRIDPSKQIPTVGQAGGPNRQGSMGHELDLGFGYR from the exons ATGAGTACAGCAAATGAACAACAATTTCCCATGGATCAACTTGTCGAAACCAGTGATGAATCCAGaaa GAAACCAAGAATATCATACACGAGAAAGTTTCTTTTATCCTTGAGTGAGAAAGATGTTTGCAAGAAGCTGCCTAATCTGCCCGGTGAATTTGATGAAGcactgttgct TGACTTCGAAGATCCTTCACCCGAGCGAGTAAGAATTTCTGGCGATTTTTCGTCCCATGGTTTCAGGCGGAATGACTATAGTTCATCCCCTCCCACCAGGGGTGAATTAGGTAGTAACTCTCGAGGCATTCATGGAAGATGGGAAGGGCGCTCAGGTGGATGGAATGATAAAGATAGCGATTCACAGTCAGACCGGGACTCAG GAGAGCTTGGGAGGCGTTCTGGTATGCCATCTCGGAGGCCTTGGCAAGCACCTGAGCATGATGGACTTCTGGGGAAAGGTTCTTTCCCTAAGCCTTCTGGATTTGGTGCAGGAACATCAGGCCCCAGACCTCAATCTAATGACTCACATCAGCTGAGTAGAACCAATGAACCTTACTATCCTCCTCGCCCATACAAG GCGCCACCTTTCATCAGACGTGACACTAGAGACTCACTCAATGATGAGACATTTGGTTCTTCTGATTCTACGAGTGAAGatagagcagaagaagaaaaaaaaagaagag CTTCTTTTGAGTTGTTGAGGAAGGAACATCAGAAAGCATTCCAGGAGAGGCAAAAATCAAACCCGGACTTACGTAAAAACGACTTTGATTTTACTGAACTTCTTGGGGAGTCCAAAGATGAAAAAGGGCGTCCAACTCCAAGTAGAGGCGATGAAGTCAATAATACTCCAACGATTCCTGGTTCTAATAAcacctctttttcttctcaaagtAGTGCACCCAGACCGCTTGTGCCTCCTGGTTTTGCAAGCacaattttggaaagaaaacaaGGGGAAAAAACGCAA ATTGAAACTTCTCAACATGAGCGTAGTCCTTTAAATTCCAAAGGCATTAATGTGGTGAATGGAACATCTGTTAATAATGGGGAAAAACCGTCGGGAATCAAGATAGTTTCAAGTGAGATGCTGATAGAAGGTGAAGATGGTCGTGTCTCCTCCACTGATGCAAGTGAACGGGCTGTTAGTATCTCCTCATTTCTAGGAATATCTACAGATACAGTTCATAAGGAGAAAAGTTTTGAAAAGCTTTCCTTCATCTCAACTCCTGCTGAAACTCAGGGGTATCCTAAAAAAAGTGAGCAAGCTACAGTGACGTTGGACAATAAGAAAAGCTTGGAGATTTCAGAGGGGCCATCAATTCTGGATAAGATATTCAACACCGCTATAAATTTGAATACTGGTGACTCCTCTAATATTACTGAG AAAAAAGTCGAAAAGGTAGAAGAAACACGGAGTCCTCAGATCGCTAAATCCTCCAAGTTCGCACATCTATTTCTTGAAGAAG ATAACAAACCAGTCGAAGATCTCCCATCCAGTGGGCCACCAAGAGGCTTACTGTCACTACTTCAAGGTGCAGATAAGTTGCAAACCTTTGATACAAAAGCAAAGGGAGAATTATCAACGGATTTTCCTTTTCAAGGCCATTCCACTAAAAGCACGGATCAGTTAAGTAAACCAGTAACAGCTGTTCCACCTGTTCTCACTTGTGAAGACCTTGAGCAGTCTATTCTGTCAGAAGTCAGTGACAGCTATCATCCACCTCCGCCACCAGTTGACCAAGACTTGAGTGTTTCTTCAGTAAAAAAGACCAAACAGCGGAAAACATCTGTTGATGACCAGGCTTCGCAGCACCTTCTTTCTTTACTACAGAGAGGTGCAGACCCAAATAGTCAAGAGATGCAGCTACTTTCAGTTACAGAGAGGAGACCACCACCTTCATCTGTGAAATCAACTACAGCTGGAGAAGCAGATCCAGGGAAGTCTTTGACTCTTGAGAATCTGTTTGGGAGTGCCTTCATGAACGAACTGCAGTCAATTGGAGAACCAGTCTCTGGAAGAGGTTTGGTTTCTGATGCTCCAGGTGTCCCGCTTCGATCAGAACGGTCTGTTGGTGAACTGAGCCAAAGAAACCAAATCAGACCTGACGGTCTCCCCGGAGGGATTCTAGCCCTTCCAGAAGATGGTAACTTACTTGCGGTTGGCGGTCATGCAAACCCACAAAAATACATGTCTTTTCCAGGATCTCAGAATCAAGAGCCTGAAGTAGCTTTCAACATATCTGACAAGTTAGCTGCCTTAAACTCTGGACCAAGGAACGAAAGACCAACAATGGGAGGTCAAGATGGTCCTTTTCTGCACCAACATTCCCAACAATACGCGACCGATACCTCTTCTCACTTGAATGGTTCAGGCCCAGTATTCCATCCGTTCGATTCACGACATGCTCATGTAAAACCTCAGCTCGATTTCATGGGACCAGGAAGCATCATAGCTCAATATCATGATCCTCCACCAAATCACCGGTTTCCACCAAACATGATTCATCGTCCACCTTTTCATCATACAACAACCAGTGGACACCCCGAGTTTGATCGCCTTCCTCCACATATGATGCAGAAGATGCATATGCAAGACAACCTGCAACACCAACATCTAATGCAAGGATTTCCGGGTGGTGGTCCACAACACCTTCACTCTCCTcatgtaaacaatcaaatgcCCGGGCTCATTCCTGAGTTAAATCCTTCACAAGGCTTTCCCTTTCCCCATCGCCAGCCCAATTACG GTACGCAAGTCAACAGAGGAGAGCATCCAGCTTCACTGCAGGCTCTGTTGGGGATTCAGCAGAGGATAGACCCATCCAAGCAGATACCAACAGTGGGTCAAGCCGGTGGTCCTAATCGTCAAGGCTCTATGGGACATGAACTCGACCTTGGGTTTGGTTACAGGTAA
- the LOC104712378 gene encoding protein REVEILLE 5-like isoform X1, with product MVSVNPRPKGFPYFDPVDMSLPSSSSDGFGSTPVTGRTNNNNTVSFSEDPTTKIRKPYTIKKSRENWTEQEHDKFLEALHLFDRDWKKIEAFVGSKTVVQIRSHAQKYFLKVQKSGANEHLPPPRPKRKATHPYPQKAPKNNVAAAFTSQVIGPGYLYTSDSQSLLGNQAVCASTSSSWNHEPTTTNLPKPVIQVEEQGVSATALPKNICSKEDTTRRKVQVLTKPSEESCEKPHRVMPDFAEVYSFIGSVFDPNISGHLQRLKQMDPINMETVLLLMRNLSVNLTSPEFAEQRRLISSYSAKALK from the exons ATGGTGTCTGTAAACCCTAGACCTAAGGGTTTTCCATATTTCGATCCCGTCGATATGAGTTTACCGAGCTCCTCCTCCGATGGATTTGGTTCGACTCCGGTCACCGGAcgaactaataataataacacgGTGTCGTTTTCAGAAGATCCGACGACGAAGATTCGGAAGCCGTACACAATCAAGAAGTCCAGAGAGAACTGGACAGAGCAAGAACACGATAAATTCTTAGAAGCTCTTCATTT ATTTGATCGAGATTGGAAGAAAATAGAAGCATTTGTTGGATCAAAAACAGTGGTACAG ATACGAAGCCATGCTCagaaatattttctaaaagtaCAGAAGAGTGGTGCTAATGAACACCTTCCACCTCCTCGTCCCAAGAGGAAAGCTACTCATCCTTATCCTCAAAAGGCTCCTAAAAATAATGTTGCTGCTGCTTTTACGTCTCAAGTCATTGGACCTGGTTACTTGTACACCTCTGATTCACAGTCATTGCTAGGGAACCAGGCTGTTTGTGCATCTACCTCTTCTTCTTGGAATcatgaaccaacaacaaccaatctGCCTAAACCGGTCATTCAAG TAGAGGAACAAGGAGTCTCGGCCACAGCTCTCCCTAAGAATATTTGCAGTAAGGAAGATACAACACGGAGGAAAGTACAAGTATTGACAAAGCCTAGTGAAGAAAGTTGTGAAAAGCCACATCGAG TGATGCCGGATTTTGCTGAAGTTTACAGCTTCATTGGAAGTGTCTTCGATCCCAACATCTCTGGCCACCTCCAGAGATTAAAGCAGATGGATCCAATAAATATGGAAACG GTTCTTTTACTAATGAGAAACCTGTCTGTAAATCTGACAAGTCCCGAGTTTGCAGAGCAA AGGAGGTTGATATCATCATACAGCGCTAAAGCTTTGAAATAG
- the LOC104712345 gene encoding 50S ribosomal protein L5, chloroplastic yields the protein MASPSLLQSSASSFHGRFPQLAAPSSARMLSPPLRNVVKVSASETVLVEKSEAEKTQRLKTAYLERIIPALKEEFKYVNIHQVPKVQKIVVNCGIGDAAQNDKGLEAAMKDIALITGQKPIKTRAKASIATFKIREDQPLGIAVTLRGDVMYSFLDRLINLALPRTRDFQGVSPSSFDGNGNYSIGVKDQGVFPEIRFDAIGKTRGMDVCISTTAKTDQEGQKLLALMGMPFREGGGGSTGAIVRKKKLKSHHFDAKGKGKAKR from the exons ATGGCTTCTCCTTCGCTTCTGCaatcttctgcttcttcttttcacGGCCGTTTTCCTCAGTTAGCGGCTCCATCCTCCGCACGGATGCTCTCTCCGCCGCTCAGAAACGTGGTGAAAGTCTCGGCGTCCGAAACTGTGCTGGTCGAGAAATCTGAGGCCGAGAAAACTCAGCGGCTCAAAACCGCGTACCTAGAGAGGATTATCCCTGCGCTTAAAGAAGAGTTCAAGTACGTTAATATCCACCAG GTTCCAAAGGTACAGAAGATTGTTGTGAattgtggtattggagatgcGGCTCAGAACGACAAGGGTTTGGAGGCTGCAATGAAAGATATTGCGCTTATTACAGGACAGAAACCTATCAAGACACGAGCTAAAGCTTCCATTGCAACTTTCAAGATCAGGGAAGATCAACCGCTTGGTATTGCTGTCACTCTCAGAGGAGAT GTAATGTACTCCTTCTTGGATCGTCTTATCAATTTAGCCCTTCCGAGAACTCGAGATTTCCAAGGTGTTAGTCCCAGTAGCTTTGATGGGAACGGAAACTACAGTATTGGTGTGAAAGACCAAGGTGTATTCCCTGAAATCAG ATTCGATGCCATTGGAAAAACGAGAGGAATGGATGTATGCATCAGCACGACGGCTAAAACCGATCAAGAAGGACAGAAACTATTGGCACTGATGGGAATGCCGTTCAGGGAAGGTGGTGGTGGCAGCACTGGTGCCatagtgaggaagaagaaactaaagtCTCATCATTTCGATGCTAAAGGAAAAGGAAAGGCAAAGAGATGA
- the LOC104712360 gene encoding uncharacterized protein LOC104712360 isoform X1 — protein MSTANEQQFPMDQLVETSDESRKKPRISYTRKFLLSLSEKDVCKKLPNLPGEFDEALLLDFEDPSPERVRISGDFSSHGFRRNDYSSSPPTRGELGSNSRGIHGRWEGRSGGWNDKDSDSQSDRDSGELGRRSGMPSRRPWQAPEHDGLLGKGSFPKPSGFGAGTSGPRPQSNDSHQLSRTNEPYYPPRPYKAPPFIRRDTRDSLNDETFGSSDSTSEDRAEEEKKRRASFELLRKEHQKAFQERQKSNPDLRKNDFDFTELLGESKDEKGRPTPSRGDEVNNTPTIPGSNNTSFSSQSSAPRPLVPPGFASTILERKQGEKTQIETSQHERSPLNSKGINVVNGTSVNNGEKPSGIKIVSSEMLIEGEDGRVSSTDASERAVSISSFLGISTDTVHKEKSFEKLSFISTPAETQGYPKKSEQATVTLDNKKSLEISEGPSILDKIFNTAINLNTGDSSNITEKKVEKVEETRSPQIAKSSKFAHLFLEEDNKPVEDLPSSGPPRGLLSLLQGADKLQTFDTKAKGELSTDFPFQGHSTKSTDQLSKPVTAVPPVLTCEDLEQSILSEVSDSYHPPPPPVDQDLSVSSVKKTKQRKTSVDDQASQHLLSLLQRGADPNSQEMQLLSVTERRPPPSSVKSTTAGEADPGKSLTLENLFGSAFMNELQSIGEPVSGRGLVSDAPGVPLRSERSVGELSQRNQIRPDGLPGGILALPEDGNLLAVGGHANPQKYMSFPGSQNQEPEVAFNISDKLAALNSGPRNERPTMGGQDGPFLHQHSQQYATDTSSHLNGSGPVFHPFDSRHAHVKPQLDFMGPGSIIAQYHDPPPNHRFPPNMIHRPPFHHTTTSGHPEFDRLPPHMMQKMHMQDNLQHQHLMQGFPGGGPQHLHSPHVNNQMPGLIPELNPSQGFPFPHRQPNYGMPPPGTQVNRGEHPASLQALLGIQQRIDPSKQIPTVGQAGGPNRQGSMGHELDLGFGYR, from the exons ATGAGTACAGCAAATGAACAACAATTTCCCATGGATCAACTTGTCGAAACCAGTGATGAATCCAGaaa GAAACCAAGAATATCATACACGAGAAAGTTTCTTTTATCCTTGAGTGAGAAAGATGTTTGCAAGAAGCTGCCTAATCTGCCCGGTGAATTTGATGAAGcactgttgct TGACTTCGAAGATCCTTCACCCGAGCGAGTAAGAATTTCTGGCGATTTTTCGTCCCATGGTTTCAGGCGGAATGACTATAGTTCATCCCCTCCCACCAGGGGTGAATTAGGTAGTAACTCTCGAGGCATTCATGGAAGATGGGAAGGGCGCTCAGGTGGATGGAATGATAAAGATAGCGATTCACAGTCAGACCGGGACTCAG GAGAGCTTGGGAGGCGTTCTGGTATGCCATCTCGGAGGCCTTGGCAAGCACCTGAGCATGATGGACTTCTGGGGAAAGGTTCTTTCCCTAAGCCTTCTGGATTTGGTGCAGGAACATCAGGCCCCAGACCTCAATCTAATGACTCACATCAGCTGAGTAGAACCAATGAACCTTACTATCCTCCTCGCCCATACAAG GCGCCACCTTTCATCAGACGTGACACTAGAGACTCACTCAATGATGAGACATTTGGTTCTTCTGATTCTACGAGTGAAGatagagcagaagaagaaaaaaaaagaagag CTTCTTTTGAGTTGTTGAGGAAGGAACATCAGAAAGCATTCCAGGAGAGGCAAAAATCAAACCCGGACTTACGTAAAAACGACTTTGATTTTACTGAACTTCTTGGGGAGTCCAAAGATGAAAAAGGGCGTCCAACTCCAAGTAGAGGCGATGAAGTCAATAATACTCCAACGATTCCTGGTTCTAATAAcacctctttttcttctcaaagtAGTGCACCCAGACCGCTTGTGCCTCCTGGTTTTGCAAGCacaattttggaaagaaaacaaGGGGAAAAAACGCAA ATTGAAACTTCTCAACATGAGCGTAGTCCTTTAAATTCCAAAGGCATTAATGTGGTGAATGGAACATCTGTTAATAATGGGGAAAAACCGTCGGGAATCAAGATAGTTTCAAGTGAGATGCTGATAGAAGGTGAAGATGGTCGTGTCTCCTCCACTGATGCAAGTGAACGGGCTGTTAGTATCTCCTCATTTCTAGGAATATCTACAGATACAGTTCATAAGGAGAAAAGTTTTGAAAAGCTTTCCTTCATCTCAACTCCTGCTGAAACTCAGGGGTATCCTAAAAAAAGTGAGCAAGCTACAGTGACGTTGGACAATAAGAAAAGCTTGGAGATTTCAGAGGGGCCATCAATTCTGGATAAGATATTCAACACCGCTATAAATTTGAATACTGGTGACTCCTCTAATATTACTGAG AAAAAAGTCGAAAAGGTAGAAGAAACACGGAGTCCTCAGATCGCTAAATCCTCCAAGTTCGCACATCTATTTCTTGAAGAAG ATAACAAACCAGTCGAAGATCTCCCATCCAGTGGGCCACCAAGAGGCTTACTGTCACTACTTCAAGGTGCAGATAAGTTGCAAACCTTTGATACAAAAGCAAAGGGAGAATTATCAACGGATTTTCCTTTTCAAGGCCATTCCACTAAAAGCACGGATCAGTTAAGTAAACCAGTAACAGCTGTTCCACCTGTTCTCACTTGTGAAGACCTTGAGCAGTCTATTCTGTCAGAAGTCAGTGACAGCTATCATCCACCTCCGCCACCAGTTGACCAAGACTTGAGTGTTTCTTCAGTAAAAAAGACCAAACAGCGGAAAACATCTGTTGATGACCAGGCTTCGCAGCACCTTCTTTCTTTACTACAGAGAGGTGCAGACCCAAATAGTCAAGAGATGCAGCTACTTTCAGTTACAGAGAGGAGACCACCACCTTCATCTGTGAAATCAACTACAGCTGGAGAAGCAGATCCAGGGAAGTCTTTGACTCTTGAGAATCTGTTTGGGAGTGCCTTCATGAACGAACTGCAGTCAATTGGAGAACCAGTCTCTGGAAGAGGTTTGGTTTCTGATGCTCCAGGTGTCCCGCTTCGATCAGAACGGTCTGTTGGTGAACTGAGCCAAAGAAACCAAATCAGACCTGACGGTCTCCCCGGAGGGATTCTAGCCCTTCCAGAAGATGGTAACTTACTTGCGGTTGGCGGTCATGCAAACCCACAAAAATACATGTCTTTTCCAGGATCTCAGAATCAAGAGCCTGAAGTAGCTTTCAACATATCTGACAAGTTAGCTGCCTTAAACTCTGGACCAAGGAACGAAAGACCAACAATGGGAGGTCAAGATGGTCCTTTTCTGCACCAACATTCCCAACAATACGCGACCGATACCTCTTCTCACTTGAATGGTTCAGGCCCAGTATTCCATCCGTTCGATTCACGACATGCTCATGTAAAACCTCAGCTCGATTTCATGGGACCAGGAAGCATCATAGCTCAATATCATGATCCTCCACCAAATCACCGGTTTCCACCAAACATGATTCATCGTCCACCTTTTCATCATACAACAACCAGTGGACACCCCGAGTTTGATCGCCTTCCTCCACATATGATGCAGAAGATGCATATGCAAGACAACCTGCAACACCAACATCTAATGCAAGGATTTCCGGGTGGTGGTCCACAACACCTTCACTCTCCTcatgtaaacaatcaaatgcCCGGGCTCATTCCTGAGTTAAATCCTTCACAAGGCTTTCCCTTTCCCCATCGCCAGCCCAATTACGGTATGCCACCACCAG GTACGCAAGTCAACAGAGGAGAGCATCCAGCTTCACTGCAGGCTCTGTTGGGGATTCAGCAGAGGATAGACCCATCCAAGCAGATACCAACAGTGGGTCAAGCCGGTGGTCCTAATCGTCAAGGCTCTATGGGACATGAACTCGACCTTGGGTTTGGTTACAGGTAA
- the LOC104712338 gene encoding CAAX prenyl protease 1 homolog — protein MAIPYMETVVGFMIVMYIFETYLDLRQLTALKLPTLPKTLVGVISQEKFEKSRAYSLDKSYFHFVHEFVTILMDSAILFFGILPWFWKISGAVLPRLGLDPENEILHTLSFLAGVMTWSQITDLPFSLYSTFVIESRHGFNKQTIWMFIRDMIKGTLLSVILGPPIVAAIIYIVQKGGPYLAIYLWAFMFILSLVMMTIYPVLIAPLFNKFTPLPDGDLREKIEKLASSLMFPLKKLFVVDGSTRSSHSNAYMYGFFKNKRIVLYDTLIQQCKNEDEIVAVIAHELGHWKLNHTTYSFIAVQILAFLQFGGYTLVRNSTDLFRSFGFDTQPVLIGLIIFQHTVIPLQHLVSFGLNLVSRAFEFQADAFAVKLGYAKDLRPALVKLQEENLSAMNTDPLYSAYHYSHPPLVERLRAIDGEDKKTD, from the exons ATGGCGATTCCTTACATGGAAACCGTCGTGG GTTTTATGATAGTGATGTACATTTTTGAGACATATTTGGATCTGAGGCAACTCACTGCTCTCAAGCTGCCAACTCTCCCGAAAACCTTGGTTGGAGTGATTAGCCAAGAAAAGTTTGAGAAATCACGAGCATACAGTCTTGACAAAAG CTATTTTCACTTTGTTCATGAGTTTGTGACTATACTTATGGACTCTGCAATTTTGTTCTTTGGGATCTTGCCTTGGTTTTGGAAG ATATCTGGAGCTGTTCTACCGAGGCTGGGCCTCGATCCAGAGAATGAAATACTGCATACTCTTTCATTCTTGGCTGGTGTCATGACATGGTCACAG ATCACTGATTTGCCTTTTTCGTTGTACTCAACTTTCGTGATTGAGTCTCGGCATGGGTTCAACAAA CAAACAATATGGATGTTCATTAGGGACATGATCAAAGGAACACTTCTCTCTGTCATACTAGGCCCACCCATTGTTGCAGCGATAATTTATATAGTACAG AAAGGAGGTCCTTATCTTGCCATCTACCTGTGGGCATTCATGTTTATTCTGTCTCTAGTGATGATGACTATATACCCAGTCTTGATAGCACCGCTTTTCAACAAGTTCACTCCT CTTCCAGATGGAGACCTCCGGGAGAAAATTGAGAAACTTGCTTCTTCTCTAATGTTTCCTCTGAAGAAGCTGTTTGTTGTTGATGGATCGACAAGGTCAAGCCATAGCAAT GCTTACATGTATGGTTTCTTCAAGAACAAAAGGATTGTTCTATATGATACATTGATTCAGCAG TGCAAGAATGAGGATGAAATTGTGGCTGTTATTGCACACGAGCTAGGACATTGGAAACTGAATCACACGACATACTCATTCATTGCAGTTCAA ATCCTTGCCTTCTTGCAATTTGGAGGATACACTCTTGTCAGAAACTCCACTGATCTCTTCAGGAGTTTTGGATTTGATACACAGCCAGTCCTCATTGGTTTGATCATATTTCAG CACACCGTTATACCACTACAACATCTAGTAAGCTTTGGCCTCAACCTCGTTAGTCGAGCGTTTGAGTTTCAG GCTGATGCTTTTGCTGTAAAGCTTGGGTATGCAAAAGATCTTCGTCCTGCTCTGGTGAAACTACAG GAAGAGAACTTATCAGCAATGAACACTGATCCGTTGTACTCAGCTTATCACTACTCACATCCTCCTCTTGTTGAAAGGCTTCGAGCCATCGATGGAGAAGACAAGAAGACGGATTAA